CTACGACCGAACCTATACTTCCCCAGCGCGTTCCCCCATATTTACGATTGGTTCTTGCAGGAATTACATAATTTAAAATAGCGGAAAGAATGGTAAGAAAGACAAAAATCCAGATATAAATCATGGATATTGGTGAATCTGTTCCAAACTTATAAATTAGTAAACCGCATAAGCTTAAAAGTAAACCGGGTAAAACAGGAAGAAAAGTTCCTAAAAGACCCAAAATTAGTAAAATAATACTCGCAAGCTGAATTAAAGACGTATCCATAGGTACTAAATTTTGTTAAATGTACTTATAAATCTGCGAAAGACAAACGGATTTCTTATTTTTGCTGTGATGAACAAAGAGATGACCGATACCAAAGATTTCCTTCAGAATATAAGCGATTATATTCATTTTTTTGTGCGGGAAAACAGCCCGGACAGTTGGGTACTGCTGTTGCAGATTGTTACCAAGTTTGTATTTTTCATTGGAATCATTTTCGTAGTTGATTTTTTATTCAGATTACTGATCAACAGTATTTTTAAACTTTTTTTTGATAAAGATAAATATCCGGTCTTAAAATCAATATATGCTGCGAAGATTACCAATTCGATCTCGCACATCAACGCACTTTTATTTGGGAGCTACGCGCTTTTCTCCATTTTTTACCGTCATCCTAAAAGCTTTACGTTCCTAGAAAGAATGATCAGTTTGGTCATCGTTTTAGTGGTGGCGCAAATGCTTTTCCGCGGCTTAACTGCATTCCGGAATTATTTCATTATTAAAAAAGATTACTATAAAATTATCGCGCTGAACGCGGTCTCTCAAACCGTCAATATTTTTGGGA
This DNA window, taken from Kaistella carnis, encodes the following:
- a CDS encoding DUF456 domain-containing protein produces the protein MDTSLIQLASIILLILGLLGTFLPVLPGLLLSLCGLLIYKFGTDSPISMIYIWIFVFLTILSAILNYVIPARTNRKYGGTRWGSIGSVVGTLVGMFFIPVPFGFLIGMFLGVFVGELLHDANDKKKAWNSTKGALIGFLYGTGFNFIVGLAMFLVVLIDIFKN